One segment of Ipomoea triloba cultivar NCNSP0323 chromosome 12, ASM357664v1 DNA contains the following:
- the LOC115998068 gene encoding auxin-responsive protein IAA33 → MEFWRRKIATSALEKCYDNRTAGRSASGGALFVNNNKSKDFLNEDLVSSVVPPVTVVLEGRSICHRISLHKHASYGSLAKALRQMFVDGGNADDAGLDLSNAIPGHLIAYEDMENDLLLVGDLSWKDFVRVARRIRILPKKSNSRKGSIC, encoded by the exons ATGGAGTTTTGGAGGAGGAAAATCGCAACCTCGGCTCTGGAGAAATGTTACGACAACCGTACAGCTGGCAGATCGGCGAGTGGTGGTGCATTATTCGTGAATAACAACAAGTCCAAGGATTTCCTAAACGAGGATCTTGTCTCAAGTGTGGTGCCGCCGGTGACGGTGGTGCTGGAAGGCCGGTCCATCTGCCACAGAATTAGCCTCCACAAGCATGCGAGCTACGGAAGTCTGGCGAAGGCTCTCCGGCAGATGTTCGTCGACGGCGGCAACGCGGATGACGCTGGACTTGACCTCTCCAATGCCATCCCCGGCCACCTCATTGCCTATGAAGACATGGAAAATGATCTCCTTCTTGTCGGTGACCTCAGCTGGAA AGATTTCGTAAGAGTAGCAAGAAGAATTCGCATTTTGCCAAAGAAGTCCAATTCCAGGAAGGGATCCATCTGCTAA
- the LOC115998066 gene encoding AAA-ATPase At5g57480-like: MEFWTRLASIMGVWAFCQSFLQILFPPEIRCASVKLLHRLCNCFSSYCYYDITEIDGVNTNELYNAVQLYLSTSASLSGNRLSLTRGINSTAITFGLSNNDSLCDTFAGVKLVWEHIVTPRHSQSFTWRPLPEEKRGFLLCARKRDKATVLGPYLEHIMEKANEIRRLSRDRLLFTNSRGGSLDSRGHPWESVPFKHPSTFDTLAMDPVKKEEIKADLKDFANGEAFYQRTGRAWKRGYLLYGPPGTGKSSMIAAMANFLGYDIYDMELTEVHTNSELRKLLMKTSSKSIIVIEDIDCSVNLTNREKMNGGGCSTREYSSAGAQGGEDGGNRITLSGLLNFTDGLWSCCGSERIFVFTTNHVEKLDPALLRSGRMDMHIHMSYCNFPALKILLKNYLGFEAAEQEKDEEEALRQLAKVIDAAEMTPADVSEVLIRNRRNKGRALWELVEVSRMRAERNTGKKGGERNSGAGDNVFEEEDEEQEKRALESPKRNGKFPEEEEENVDEKLHSN, translated from the exons ATGGAGTTTTGGACGAGGTTGGCGTCTATTATGGGGGTGTGGGCTTTCTGCCAGAGCTTTCTGCAAATACTTTTCCCGCCGGAGATCCGATGCGCCTCCGTGAAATTGCTCCATCGCCTCTGCAACTGTTTCTCATCGTACTGCTACTACGACATAACTGAGATTGACGGCGTGAACACCAACGAGCTGTACAACGCTGTCCAGCTGTATCTTAGTACCTCGGCCTCGCTGTCGGGGAATCGGCTCAGCCTCACGCGCGGGATAAACTCCACGGCGATTACGTTCGGCCTGTCGAACAACGACTCCCTGTGTGACACGTTTGCGGGCGTGAAGCTGGTGTGGGAGCACATCGTCACGCCGCGCCACTCGCAGAGCTTCACGTGGCGGCCACTCCCGGAGGAGAAGCGAGGGTTTCTCCTCTGCGCCAGGAAGAGGGACAAAGCCACCGTGCTAGGGCCGTACTTGGAGCACATCATGGAAAAGGCGAACGAGATTCGGAGGCTTAGCCGTGACCGTCTCCTCTTTACTAACTCCCGTGGCGGCTCTCTCGACTCGCGCGGCCACCCCTGGGAGTCCGTCCCGTTTAAGCACCCTAGTACTTTTGATACGCTGGCCATGGACCCTGTTAAGAAGGAGGAGATCAAAGCGGACCTTAAAGATTTCGCAAACGGGGAAGCTTTTTACCAGCGGACCGGGAGAGCTTGGAAGAGGGGCTATCTTCTGTACGGCCCTCCCGGGACTGGGAAGTCCAGCATGATCGCCGCCATGGCTAATTTCTTGGGGTACGATATCTACGATATGGAGTTGACTGAAGTGCACACCAATTCTGAGCTCAGGAAGCTCCTCATGAAAACTAGCTCCAAATCTATCATCGTCATCGAGGACATTGATTGCTCCGTCAACCTCACTAACAG GGAGAAGATGAACGGCGGAGGGTGCAGTACGAGGGAGTACAGTTCGGCGGGCGCCCAGGGAGGCGAGGACGGCGGGAACAGGATAACGTTGTCCGGTTTACTCAATTTCACGGACGGATTATGGTCGTGCTGCGGGAGCGAGAGGATCTTCGTGTTCACGACCAACCACGTGGAGAAACTGGACCCCGCATTGCTAAGGAGCGGGAGAATGGACATGCACATCCACATGAGCTACTGCAACTTCCCAGCTCTCAAAATACTCCTCAAGAATTACCTAGGGTTCGAGGCAGCAGAGCAGGAAAAGGACGAGGAAGAGGCGCTCCGCCAGCTGGCGAAGGTGATAGACGCGGCGGAGATGACGCCGGCGGATGTAAGCGAGGTGTTGATCAGAAACCGGAGGAACAAGGGGAGGGCACTTTGGGAACTGGTGGAGGTTTCAAGGATGAGGGCGGAGAGGAATACGGGAAAGAAAGGCGGGGAAAGGAACTCCGGTGCCGGAGATAATGTgtttgaagaagaagacgaagagCAGGAGAAGAGGGCATTGGAGAGCCCAAAACGAAACGGTAAATttccagaagaagaagaagaaaacgtTGATGAAAAGTTGCATTCAAATTAG
- the LOC116000381 gene encoding subtilisin-like protease SBT1.8, producing MVGSGTCLFMILLSSLMFSTVLSQINGASSNFTRKHTFIVLVDPHSKPYPFLSHENWYSSLISISSAPIHVYNNLFHGFSARLTLDNAKYVENRGGVLGVFQDSVLQLHTTRSPSFLGLHHLESQFVNSTSSDVVIGLIDTGIWPESESFSDEGFGEIPGRWKGECEEGVGFNGSDCNKKLIGARYFLGGYEGSFGKAGEYRSPRDSDGHGTHVASIAAGAPVPDAGFFGFAGGMARGMAPGARISIYKVCWASGCLMSDVVAAFDKAVSDGVDIISYSLGLSDLPFYLDFLAIASFRAVQRGVLVVASAGNEGPLTGSITNAPPWILTVGAGTLDRRFPAFVHLGNGEILSGESVTLSTRSIMGRYPLQLHLLRNVTSSPFDFSRQDIIGKIVLCMLQKHVPRLSLGMFLKKAGALAMLISHGEIDPEGLISEPHEIPTVTIGVAEAQMAADYILANENPVAAIFSGGTVSKHARPAPIVASFSSRGPNSMVPTILKPDIIAPGVNILAAWTGAVGPSGTASDDRRSRFNILSGTSMACPHVAGVGALIKSVHPNWGPSEIKSALMTTASIQQFHHNPTHFSPILDESTNNATNPFVMGAGHIHPKRAMDPHLVFDTTHQDYVHFFCKLNYTKKQIKIMTGKSNIFCSNSDRDLNYPAIIVEEEVARGGVALVRRLKNVSEGVEEYEGKVVGPRGYYRINVRPKRLKFHRIGERLKFTVNLKGQSRNRRDLWVGAIIWRERVQKHRVRCPIIIYPTNA from the coding sequence ATGGTGGGTAGTGGCACATGTTTGTTCATGATTTTACTGTCGTCTCTCATGTTCTCCACTGTTCTTTCACAAATCAATGGAGCATCCTCAAATTTCACGAGAAAGCATACATTTATAGTTCTTGTTGACCCTCACTCCAAGCCCTATCCTTTCCTTTCTCATGAAAATTGGTATTCTTCCCTTATCTCCATATCCTCTGCACCTATCCATGTTTACAACAATCTGTTTCATGGTTTTTCTGCCCGGCTTACGTTGGACAATGCTAAATATGTGGAAAACCGTGGTGGAGTTTTGGGTGTGTTTCAAGATTCTGTTTTGCAGCTTCACACCACAAGATCACCATCTTTTCTTGGGCTTCATCACTTGGAATCTCAGTTTGTCAACTCCACGTCATCAGATGTTGTGATTGGGTTGATCGATACCGGAATATGGCCGGAAAGCGAGAGCTTTTCCGACGAGGGATTCGGTGAGATTCCGGGTCGTTGGAAGGGAGAGTGTGAAGAAGGAGTGGGGTTTAACGGTTCAGATTGCAATAAGAAGTTGATAGGGGCGAGATATTTTCTCGGTGGCTATGAAGGTTCATTTGGGAAAGCCGGTGAATACCGGTCGCCGAGAGATTCCGACGGTCACGGTACCCATGTTGCTTCCATTGCCGCCGGAGCTCCGGTGCCGGACGCCGGGTTTTTCGGGTTTGCCGGCGGGATGGCGAGGGGAATGGCTCCGGGAGCCAGAATTTCGATTTATAAGGTTTGTTGGGCTTCCGGTTGTTTGATGTCCGACGTTGTTGCTGCATTTGATAAAGCCGTTTCCGACGGTGTTGATATTATTTCATATTCTCTAGGATTATCCGACCTGCCATTTTACCTTGATTTCTTAGCAATAGCGTCATTCCGTGCGGTCCAACGAGGTGTACTCGTCGTGGCATCCGCCGGTAACGAAGGACCGTTAACTGGAAGCATCACGAACGCGCCGCCGTGGATTCTGACCGTCGGCGCCGGCACTCTTGACCGGAGATTCCCAGCTTTTGTTCACCTCGGAAATGGCGAAATATTGTCGGGCGAATCTGTCACCTTATCGACACGATCCATAATGGGCCGTTATCCACTCCAACTGCATCTCTTACGTAACGTCACATCTTCGCCTTTTGATTTTTCCCGCCAAGACATCATCGGAAAAATCGTACTCTGCATGCTCCAGAAACATGTCCCACGGTTGTCCCTCGGCATGTTCCTTAAAAAGGCCGGAGCTTTAGCCATGTTAATCTCCCATGGTGAAATTGACCCGGAAGGCCTTATTTCGGAGCCCCATGAAATACCCACCGTCACAATTGGTGTGGCAGAAGCCCAGATGGCAGCAGATTACATACTGGCCAATGAAAATCCGGTGGCCGCCATTTTTTCCGGCGGAACAGTTTCCAAGCATGCAAGACCAGCCCCTATAGTCGCCTCGTTCTCGTCAAGAGGGCCCAATTCTATGGTCCCTACAATTTTAAAGCCTGATATTATCGCCCCAGGGGTTAATATCTTAGCGGCTTGGACCGGTGCCGTTGGGCCGTCCGGGACCGCGTCTGATGATCGGCGGTCGAGGTTCAATATTTTATCCGGCACGTCCATGGCGTGCCCTCATGTGGCCGGAGTCGGGGCGTTGATTAAATCGGTGCACCCGAATTGGGGTCCGAGTGAAATCAAATCTGCCTTGATGACCACCGCCTCAATTCAACAATTTCATCACAACCCGACACATTTTTCGCCAATTCTAGACGAGTCTACCAACAATGCAACTAACCCGTTTGTTATGGGCGCTGGACATATACATCCCAAACGTGCCATGGACCCACATTTGGTCTTCGACACTACACACCAAGACTACGTACATTTCTTTTGCAAATTGAACTATACAAAGAAACAGATCAAAATCATGACGGgcaaatcaaatatattttgcTCGAATTCAGACCGTGATTTGAATTATCCGGCCATCATTGTGGAAGAAGAGGTAGCACGAGGCGGAGTTGCATTGGTGCGGAGGTTGAAGAACGTTTCTGAAGGAGTTGAAGAGTACGAGGGCAAAGTGGTTGGACCAAGAGGATATTATAGGATCAATGTGAGGCCTAAGAGGTTAAAATTTCATAGAATAGGGGAAAGATTGAAATTTACAGTAAATTTGAAGGGGCAAAGTAGGAATAGGAGGGATTTGTGGGTAGGGGCCATAATATGGAGGGAGAGAGTGCAAAAACATAGGGTTAGGTGTCCCATAATTATCTATCCTACAAATGCATAG